Proteins co-encoded in one Kribbella qitaiheensis genomic window:
- the aroQ gene encoding type II 3-dehydroquinate dehydratase, which produces MAGGRRVLVLNGPNLGRLGSREPDVYGAMTFADLAADCEKTGAELGLAVEVRQTDDESELVGWLHEAADTKTPVVLNPAAFTHYSYALRDACAQRTAPLIEIHISNPAAREEFRHTSVVAAVATGTIAGFGADSYRLALRALTTLAQ; this is translated from the coding sequence TTGGCTGGTGGGCGGCGGGTGCTGGTGCTGAACGGACCCAATCTGGGGCGGCTTGGGTCGCGGGAGCCGGATGTGTACGGCGCGATGACGTTCGCGGATCTGGCTGCGGATTGTGAGAAGACCGGCGCCGAGCTCGGGCTCGCGGTCGAGGTCCGGCAGACCGACGACGAATCCGAGTTGGTCGGCTGGCTGCACGAGGCCGCTGATACCAAGACCCCGGTGGTGCTCAACCCGGCGGCCTTCACGCACTACTCGTACGCTCTCCGCGACGCCTGCGCCCAGCGCACCGCGCCGCTGATCGAGATCCACATCAGCAACCCGGCCGCGCGCGAGGAGTTCCGCCACACCAGCGTCGTCGCCGCCGTCGCCACCGGCACCATCGCCGGCTTCGGCGCCGACTCCTACCGCCTCGCCCTCCGAGCCCTCACCACCCTCGCCCAGTAA
- a CDS encoding HelD family protein, which translates to MRGLEEEQQYAGRCGDALRAMIAGARENVVVGEVTWGDRYTAERLGYYLKSLARELGDEGDSPPFFGRIAYGTDESAGEHRGQAYYLGRRHISDAIGRPPLVIDWRAPVSTAFYRAGTRDPQGVAVRRRYGWSNTTLTGYEDEHLPQPDTQVSGGAAAVEAGAGGTGVGAGLGGHGVGAGPGEHGVGAGLGGQGLAGSGVPGVGGILRAEIERPRVGPMRDIVATIQPDQDELVRAELEQSICVQGAPGTGKTAVGLHRAAYLLYVHRARLQRNGVLVLGPNRAFLHYISAVLPTLGEMDVEQTTVDDLLIGEKVKVRATDEAEAALVKHDGRMADVLRRALYGRLRAPRDAVVVPDSSYRWRVNQYEFEEMVEDARAEATAYGIGRERVISRLVAALQRQAETRGQNCNGVWLRKMARAVTPAVDEAWPAVKADEVLAEFLSDPSQASDGILSEREQAAIAWKRSRKPASALWTAADLVLLDEVSALLGRGPSYGHVIIDEAQDLSPMQCRAIARRSEHGSITVLGDLAQGTTPWATRDWAEQLIYLGKPEAEVIALTTGYRVPAAVVAITNRLLAGLRTKVPATRSFRTDGRYTLTKTNDLAGTCVDAVRAALKEEGSVGVIAADDAIADLTAALQQDGIETVHTDGDGRVAVVPASLAKGLEYDHVIAVEPAAIVDAEARGLNRLYVVLTRAVSRLDVLHHRPLPDELG; encoded by the coding sequence ATGCGGGGGCTCGAGGAGGAGCAGCAGTACGCCGGGCGCTGCGGCGACGCGTTGCGGGCGATGATTGCCGGGGCGCGGGAGAACGTGGTTGTCGGTGAGGTCACCTGGGGGGATCGGTATACGGCTGAGCGGCTCGGGTACTACCTGAAGAGTCTGGCTCGCGAGCTTGGCGACGAAGGTGACAGTCCGCCGTTCTTCGGGCGGATCGCCTACGGGACGGACGAGTCGGCCGGGGAGCACCGAGGTCAGGCCTACTACCTTGGCCGGCGGCACATCTCGGACGCGATCGGGCGACCGCCGCTCGTGATCGACTGGCGCGCACCGGTGTCGACAGCGTTCTACCGGGCCGGCACCCGAGACCCGCAAGGCGTCGCCGTCCGCCGCCGCTACGGCTGGTCGAACACCACCCTCACCGGCTACGAAGACGAACACCTCCCCCAACCAGACACCCAGGTTTCCGGAGGCGCGGCTGCGGTTGAGGCGGGCGCCGGTGGAACCGGCGTGGGGGCGGGACTGGGTGGGCACGGCGTGGGAGCCGGACCGGGTGAGCACGGCGTGGGAGCCGGACTGGGCGGGCAGGGGTTGGCGGGATCAGGTGTTCCTGGGGTTGGGGGGATTCTTCGGGCGGAGATTGAGCGGCCTCGGGTGGGGCCTATGCGCGACATTGTGGCGACTATTCAGCCGGACCAGGACGAGTTGGTTCGGGCTGAGTTGGAGCAGTCGATCTGTGTGCAGGGGGCGCCGGGGACGGGGAAGACTGCTGTGGGGCTGCATCGGGCGGCGTATCTGCTGTATGTGCATCGGGCTCGGTTGCAGCGGAATGGTGTGCTGGTGCTTGGGCCTAACCGCGCCTTTCTGCATTACATCTCCGCCGTGCTGCCGACGCTGGGTGAGATGGATGTCGAGCAGACGACGGTAGACGACTTGTTGATCGGCGAGAAGGTCAAGGTGCGGGCGACCGACGAAGCCGAGGCCGCATTGGTGAAACACGATGGGCGAATGGCTGACGTACTGCGGAGAGCGCTCTACGGGCGACTCCGGGCGCCGCGCGACGCGGTCGTCGTGCCGGACAGTTCGTACCGGTGGCGGGTCAACCAGTACGAGTTCGAGGAGATGGTCGAAGATGCCCGCGCGGAAGCCACGGCGTACGGGATCGGGCGGGAGCGTGTGATCTCGCGGCTGGTGGCGGCACTCCAGAGGCAGGCCGAGACCAGAGGGCAGAACTGCAACGGCGTCTGGCTACGGAAGATGGCTCGTGCGGTTACGCCGGCCGTCGACGAAGCCTGGCCAGCCGTCAAAGCAGACGAAGTACTGGCGGAGTTTCTCAGCGATCCGAGCCAGGCGAGCGACGGCATCCTCAGCGAACGAGAGCAAGCAGCCATCGCCTGGAAACGGTCGAGAAAGCCGGCGAGCGCTCTCTGGACGGCCGCGGACCTGGTCTTGCTCGACGAGGTCAGCGCTCTCCTGGGCCGCGGCCCGAGCTACGGCCACGTGATCATCGACGAAGCGCAAGACCTCTCCCCCATGCAATGCAGGGCGATCGCGCGCCGCAGCGAGCACGGCTCGATCACTGTCCTCGGCGACCTTGCGCAAGGTACGACGCCATGGGCCACTCGCGACTGGGCTGAGCAGCTCATTTACCTCGGCAAACCCGAAGCCGAGGTGATCGCTCTGACCACCGGCTATCGCGTCCCAGCGGCGGTGGTTGCCATCACCAACCGACTGCTCGCGGGCCTCCGGACCAAGGTCCCGGCGACCCGGTCGTTCCGTACGGACGGCCGATACACGCTCACGAAGACCAACGACCTGGCCGGCACCTGCGTCGACGCGGTACGGGCCGCTCTCAAAGAAGAAGGGTCGGTTGGGGTCATCGCAGCCGACGACGCCATCGCCGATCTCACCGCCGCGCTGCAGCAGGACGGCATCGAGACCGTCCACACCGATGGAGACGGGCGGGTGGCCGTGGTACCGGCGAGCCTTGCGAAGGGACTCGAGTACGACCATGTGATCGCCGTCGAACCGGCCGCGATCGTCGATGCCGAGGCCCGCGGGCTGAACCGTCTTTATGTTGTGCTGACCAGAGCGGTCTCCCGCCTGGACGTCCTGCACCACCGGCCGCTGCCGGACGAACTGGGCTGA
- a CDS encoding TetR/AcrR family transcriptional regulator has protein sequence MPGLRTRKKQQTYDALSAAAIALFLERGFDQVSVADIAAAANVSKPTLFKYFATKQDLVLHRIADHAHESARLLQEANAGAIPAEGRVAWAAGILRDAFVAGLDRRDPVTGLNDDPEVLAYYRLVFETPTLAIRVQQFIAEDQTALADALGNDLTAEVAAAQLISTQQVLARRNYRAMAGGITAAKQYPTAHAEALTAYSTFPGTHPTKSNLRESKS, from the coding sequence ATGCCCGGACTACGGACCCGCAAGAAGCAGCAGACGTACGACGCGCTGTCGGCGGCTGCGATCGCCCTGTTCCTCGAACGCGGCTTCGACCAGGTCTCGGTCGCCGACATCGCCGCCGCCGCGAACGTCTCCAAGCCGACCCTCTTCAAGTACTTCGCCACCAAGCAGGACCTGGTCCTGCACCGCATCGCCGACCACGCCCACGAATCAGCCCGCCTCCTCCAGGAGGCCAACGCCGGCGCGATCCCAGCGGAAGGGCGAGTCGCGTGGGCGGCGGGGATACTGCGAGACGCGTTCGTTGCAGGGTTGGACAGGCGAGATCCGGTGACGGGACTGAACGACGATCCCGAGGTGCTGGCGTACTACCGGTTGGTGTTCGAGACGCCGACCCTGGCAATCCGGGTGCAGCAATTCATTGCCGAGGACCAGACGGCCCTGGCAGATGCCCTCGGCAACGACCTGACCGCCGAGGTCGCCGCCGCGCAGCTGATCTCCACCCAACAGGTCCTCGCCAGGCGCAACTACCGCGCGATGGCCGGCGGCATCACCGCAGCCAAGCAATACCCCACCGCCCACGCCGAAGCCCTAACCGCCTACAGCACCTTCCCAGGCACCCACCCAACCAAAAGCAACCTGCGCGAGAGCAAGTCCTGA